From Impatiens glandulifera chromosome 7, dImpGla2.1, whole genome shotgun sequence:
aaaatgtttttttcttaaaaatatttttaattataaaaaaaaagttttttaattGGTCCCAATATTGTCAACTATGAAAAGTGGGTCGCTCTCAATCTGAAAATTGAAAGATTCCGCCTTCCATTATAAGACTGTTTCTCTTCACCACCAAATCACCTTAAGCTTCCTCTCAAACCTTATTCCAGAAAACCCTAAAAAACCCATCATCTCTCTCTTGTGTGTGTGTCTCTCGATCTGAAAGTTGGGTCTTTTTTGATGCCCACAAATGAAGACGCCAAAGAGGGACCACAGATTCTTCAAATTCAGAAGTTAGGCTGTTTCTTGTCAAAACCCCACTTCTCATAATTTCACTTCTTGAATCTTTTTACCAAAACCACTCGTGACCACAATTCGATTCATTCCGATAAGGTCAACTTCTTCTAGAGAACAACAGCGCATTACCCACCCATCAAGCAGTATTCTAGAAAAAAAGTTCTTGATTGATTGAGACTCTGGATAATTCCCCTGTCCAAGAATATCGACTCTGATAATTCTTTCTGTCAATCCAAACTCTTTTTATTTGCAGACTAATGAACTCTCAAACCCACGAGTTATCATCACAAAGAGTTGTCAACATGGCTTGGATTATTCTCAGAATTGACTACTCCAGGCTTTTCTGGCGTGTTTTTTCTTATGAGAATCATGAATGGAAACCTCGGATCTTCATCTAGCCTCTTCTCTGTTCtgttcttctctctctctcttttctcccCCACCCCCTCTCTCGCACACACACTGCAAACTGTAAAATAGAATTGTTTAGAAAGTAAAAGGTTCAATCATCATGTATAGAACAAGTTTGGAAGAAGCTAAGTTGATGGGCTATGTTGAAATGGATCCTTCTGGTCGATATGGACGTGTAAGCTTctaaatttatctcttctttgAACTTTTTCATGATTTAATCTGGATTATAGTTCCTTTGATGCGTTTGATTTGATGAGATGTTGCTAGATTCTAAATCGGATAAGAATTCATTAAAACTTTGTTAAACAGTTCAAAGAAGTTCTTGGGAAAGGAGCAATGAAGACAGTTTACAAAGCATTTGATGAGTTTTTAGGAATGGAAGTAGCTTGGTACCAAGTGAAGCTTAATCATGTTTTTCAATCCCCTGAAGAACTTCAACGTCTTTATTCTGAAGTTCATCTTTTAAAGAATCTGAAACATCAATCACTTATTAAGTTCTACACTTCTTGGATTCATCCTGACCAAAGAACTTTTAACTTCATCACTGAAATGTTCACTTCAGGCACCCTCAGACAGTATCGACAGAAGTATAAACGGGTTGATATGCGGGCGATCAAAAACTGGGCTCGAAGGATCTTACAAGGCTTGTCTTATCTTCATAGCCATGACCCTCCTGTCATTCATCGAGATCTCAAGTGCGATAATATCTTTGTTAATGGCCATCTTGGTGAAGTCAAGATCGGTGATCTTGGATTAGCCACCATTCTTCGCGGCTCTCACCATGCTCACAGCGTCATAGGCAAGTCATGAATTGTTTCTTTTTATAATGGATTGTTCATTGCtgacttttttttgtttgtaaattcCAGGAACCCCTGAATTCATGGCGCCAGAATTGTACGAGGAAGATTACGATGAACTTGTCGATGTTTATTCCTTCGGCATGTGTATGCTGGAGATGTTGACGTCGGAGTATCCTTATAGTGAATGCTCAAATCCAGCTCAAATATACAAGAAAGTTACAACAGTAAGTTTAAACCGCCATTTCTGATCTGAAAAACAGATATTTGAAAATCTGATTGTTTTCTACAAACAGGGTAAGCTTCCACAAGCTTTTTATAGGATTCAAGATGTCGAAGCGCGACAGTTTGTTGGAAAATGCTTGGCTGCTGTTTCAAATAGGCCGTCGGCAGTTGAGTTATTGGACGACCCGTTTCTTGCTTCATCGAACGATGAAAGAAATGTTTTGAGATTTCACATGAATGAGAGCCCTGTTCAAAatgaaacagaggaagaagatgtGATGCCATTGCAGAAATTGGCTGTAAGAAATACAGAGATGACTATTACAGGAACAATGGATCCGACAGACGACACCATCTTCCTTAAAGTTCAAATCTTGGATAAGAACGGTGAGAATTCATTCGACTTTCTTTCTCAGTTCCTAAGTTTGAAAACTAACTAAGAATTCTGAATGCAGGTGAAGATAGAAATGTGTACTTTCCGTTTGACATCAAGAATGACACTGCCATTAACGTGGCCACAGAGATGGTGAAGGAATTGGAGATGAATGAATGGAGACCATCTGAAATTGCGGAGATGATTGACGATGAGATTTCATCTCTTGTCCCTGGCTGGAAGGACTATCATGACCAGCATAGCTTCAACTataacgaagaagaagatgatgacgATAACAAAACTCGCGACCCTTTCTACTCACTCTCGCACGGTTCTTCATCCTCCCAAGCCTCTCTTTTGGGATTCTACGCCTCATCGGAGGCTAAACTTCAACCCAAAAGCAATATGATGAGAAGTAGCAGCCATCATTGGTTTCAAGGTGAGGATTTACtcaatgatgatgaagaagatgatgatgataatagtTCTCAGAGCTCCTTAAACTATTGGTCTGGATATGAAAATGACAACAGAAAACAAGAACAGCAACAACAGCAATATACGAGGTTTGGTCCTGTAAATGGAGTTTGTTCTGAGAACTACAATTCGATTCTGAATAATTCGAGGGGTTATGGCGAGAGGAAGAAGATGAGCCGAATAAAGTCGCTTGTGGACATTCGAAGCCAACTGTTGCACCGGTCTCTTGTTGAGGAAATTAGTAAGAGGCGAGCTTTTAATACGGTTGGTGCGGTTGAGGGCATTGGGTACAAGGATCCCAATGATGTTTCAGCTGGACTTTggtgattattattattgataattaatgTTTGAGGAACTAATGAAGATGTTAATGGTTATGTGTGTGATTTACATGTTTTGAAAAGATTGAAACTTTCTGCCTTTTAGTTGTGTTTTCTATACCAAcctgtataataataatacactaaaattttctttaaaaggGAAATATGACACTTTTAATTTTGCTTTCATATTTATATCCTAACCTTGTTacaatttacttaattttttttaaacttaaatatactttagttatttaaagttttgacACTTAAACTTGAGCttgttcatttgaaaaaaatttaaaaaaaattaaaaggtatttatatatataaataaaaataaataaataaatattttaatattttagttaatgaattgagtgaatGATAAGATAAACGATAGAAGAATGAAATGATAACTCAAACCAAAGACGGTGTATAAAGATTTAGATTCACTTTTGAAAGACAAATAACttcttcaatttatttatatttatatatatgactcAAACTTATTTTTGGGTGACTATTATAACCCTTCATATTTAAGATTTAGATTCACTTTTGAAAGACAAATAACttcttcaatttatttatatttatatatgttgggtcagctcatttggcaactgggcctaacaaattaataaagcccattagggcatatttaattaaggggAAAAAACACAGCAGTGTTTTTGGGttgatttttctctctctctcttccagcagttcttcctccattgaaacagcaattcctccattgaaacagcaattcctccattgaagcagcaggttcttcttctgatttcctttatctcttctccatttggttagccatctttaatgatgatgataatgtatgtgaatgacaagttaggatgaggtcaattgataacttttgttagattacctctaggcttgtattgaactacattgtatacccatttgatatagtggatgatttaagtggccgaagtgtcccgtggtttttacctaatttgggttttccacgtaaaattttggtgtcctgctctctgtttttgattgtttgatgctcaattgttttggctgcctatttgattacacaaaagggaaaaagaattgttaggccttgttgtagcttgtttatttctgaattgctaaacaggtgctattattcgatttctccaacaagtggtatcagagctgagttcgtttggtggtgattcttgtaaaattcaaatggaagaatcgttgagcagtaatggaacgatgatcaaactcacagctaccaattacacaatctggaagtcaaggatggaggacttattgtgtaattatgattatgaagacactattttgggtgataaaggcaaaccagaggctatgacagatacagattggaagaagctgaacagaaaggcagttggtaaaatcaggcaatgggttgacaacagtgtgtatcagcatgtggctactgaagttaatgcttataaggtgtggactattttgagtgaactgtatgagaagaacaacactcaaaacagagcatttctatttaggaagctttgctcgttgaaatatcaagatgggtcttctatgtctgagcatctaaatgcttttcaggggattctaaatgagttggctgcgataggaatgaaatttgatgatgagcttcatgctatgtgtttgattaattctctgcctgatagttgggaaacacttgtggtttcaattaccaatt
This genomic window contains:
- the LOC124945317 gene encoding probable serine/threonine-protein kinase WNK5, which codes for MYRTSLEEAKLMGYVEMDPSGRYGRFKEVLGKGAMKTVYKAFDEFLGMEVAWYQVKLNHVFQSPEELQRLYSEVHLLKNLKHQSLIKFYTSWIHPDQRTFNFITEMFTSGTLRQYRQKYKRVDMRAIKNWARRILQGLSYLHSHDPPVIHRDLKCDNIFVNGHLGEVKIGDLGLATILRGSHHAHSVIGTPEFMAPELYEEDYDELVDVYSFGMCMLEMLTSEYPYSECSNPAQIYKKVTTGKLPQAFYRIQDVEARQFVGKCLAAVSNRPSAVELLDDPFLASSNDERNVLRFHMNESPVQNETEEEDVMPLQKLAVRNTEMTITGTMDPTDDTIFLKVQILDKNGEDRNVYFPFDIKNDTAINVATEMVKELEMNEWRPSEIAEMIDDEISSLVPGWKDYHDQHSFNYNEEEDDDDNKTRDPFYSLSHGSSSSQASLLGFYASSEAKLQPKSNMMRSSSHHWFQGEDLLNDDEEDDDDNSSQSSLNYWSGYENDNRKQEQQQQQYTRFGPVNGVCSENYNSILNNSRGYGERKKMSRIKSLVDIRSQLLHRSLVEEISKRRAFNTVGAVEGIGYKDPNDVSAGLW